Proteins from one Mycobacterium sp. SMC-2 genomic window:
- a CDS encoding phosphotransferase family protein yields MANEPVLDKVDRLQRSSRDVTTLPAVMSKWLSTVLPAGAAPQVTVESGVDSTGMSSETIILTARWHQDGKPTEQKLVTRVAPAAEDVQVFPTYRLDHQFEVIRKVGELTDVPVPPVRWLEPTGDVLGTPFFVMDYVDGVVPPDVMPYTFGNNWFADAPAERQRELQDATVGVLAKLHSIPNAKKTFGFLTEGQDGETALRRHFNWVRSWYDFSVPDIGRSPLLERTFTWLEDNWPAEQAGREPVLLWGDARVGNVLYRDFAPVAVLDWEMVTLGPRELDVAWMIYAHMVFQELTGLAGLPGLPEVMREDDVRATYQRLTGVEVGDLRWFYVYSGVMWACVFMRTGARRVHFGELEKPDDVESLFYHAGLMRRLIGEGLIGEDQ; encoded by the coding sequence GTGGCCAACGAACCCGTGCTGGACAAGGTCGACCGACTTCAGCGCTCCAGCCGCGACGTCACGACTTTGCCCGCGGTGATGTCGAAATGGCTGTCGACCGTCCTGCCGGCCGGGGCGGCGCCGCAGGTGACCGTCGAAAGCGGCGTCGACTCGACGGGGATGTCGTCGGAAACGATCATCCTGACCGCGCGCTGGCATCAGGACGGGAAGCCGACCGAACAGAAGCTGGTGACCAGGGTCGCGCCCGCCGCCGAAGACGTGCAGGTCTTCCCCACCTACCGGCTTGACCACCAATTCGAAGTCATCCGCAAGGTCGGCGAACTCACCGACGTCCCCGTCCCGCCGGTGCGCTGGCTCGAGCCCACCGGTGACGTGCTGGGCACACCCTTCTTCGTGATGGACTACGTCGACGGTGTGGTGCCACCCGACGTCATGCCCTACACGTTCGGCAACAACTGGTTCGCCGACGCCCCAGCCGAGCGTCAGCGCGAACTACAGGACGCGACCGTCGGGGTGCTCGCGAAGTTGCATTCAATCCCCAACGCGAAGAAGACATTTGGTTTCCTGACCGAGGGGCAAGACGGTGAGACCGCGCTGCGCCGGCACTTCAACTGGGTGCGGTCCTGGTACGACTTCTCGGTGCCGGACATCGGCCGCTCCCCGCTGCTGGAGCGAACCTTCACCTGGCTGGAGGACAACTGGCCGGCCGAACAGGCCGGGCGTGAGCCCGTGCTGCTCTGGGGCGACGCCCGGGTGGGCAACGTGTTGTACCGCGACTTCGCGCCGGTGGCGGTGCTGGACTGGGAGATGGTCACGCTGGGTCCGCGCGAGCTCGACGTGGCGTGGATGATCTACGCGCACATGGTGTTTCAAGAACTGACCGGCCTGGCGGGCCTGCCGGGCCTGCCGGAGGTGATGCGCGAGGACGACGTCCGCGCCACCTATCAGCGGCTGACCGGCGTGGAGGTGGGCGACCTGCGCTGGTTCTACGTCTATTCGGGCGTCATGTGGGCCTGCGTGTTCATGCGCACCGGCGCGCGCCGGGTGCACTTCGGCGAGCTCGAGAAACCCGACGACGTCGAGTCGCTGTTCTACCACGCCGGGTTGATGCGACGTTTAATCGGTGAGGGCCTTATCGGGGAGGACCAGTGA
- a CDS encoding TetR/AcrR family transcriptional regulator, whose amino-acid sequence MKADQSAIDKAPGAGRPRDPRIDSAILSATAELLVQMGYSNLSLAAVAERAGTTKSALYRRWSSKAELVHEAAFPVAPTALQAPAGDIAADIRMMIEATRDVFTTPVVRAALPGLVADMTADPALNARVMSRFEDLFATVRLRLSDAVDRGEAHPDVDPDRLIELIGGATMLRMLLRPEDQLDDAWVEQTTAIVVHGVTR is encoded by the coding sequence ATGAAAGCAGACCAGTCCGCCATTGACAAGGCCCCCGGCGCCGGCCGGCCGCGGGACCCGCGCATCGACTCGGCCATCCTATCGGCGACCGCGGAATTGCTTGTCCAAATGGGATATTCAAATCTCAGCCTGGCCGCGGTCGCCGAGCGGGCGGGAACGACGAAATCTGCGCTGTACCGCCGGTGGTCGAGCAAGGCCGAGTTGGTGCACGAGGCGGCCTTCCCGGTGGCGCCGACCGCGCTTCAGGCGCCGGCCGGGGACATCGCCGCCGACATCCGGATGATGATCGAGGCCACCCGCGACGTCTTCACCACCCCGGTCGTGCGCGCCGCCCTGCCCGGGCTGGTGGCCGACATGACCGCCGATCCCGCGCTGAACGCCCGGGTGATGTCCCGGTTCGAGGACCTGTTCGCGACCGTGCGGTTGCGGCTGAGTGACGCCGTCGACCGGGGCGAGGCGCATCCCGACGTGGACCCGGACCGGTTGATCGAGTTGATTGGGGGAGCCACGATGCTACGCATGCTGCTGCGCCCGGAGGACCAGCTTGACGATGCGTGGGTCGAGCAGACCACGGCCATCGTCGTGCACGGGGTGACGCGATGA
- a CDS encoding SDR family NAD(P)-dependent oxidoreductase → MTGRLAGRAAIVTGGSRGLGRAIALALAAEGAAVAVAGRTEQVWDERLPGTIGETVADIEAAGGRAVAVRADLTDRDDIARLVGTARDTLGPITILVNNAAFTAPGRPPTPGSEPRVKSAKPTDGALKPGWPGFVSIPLAAYRRHFEIAVFAAYELMQLVCPDMIEAGWGSIINITSVASRIPGNGPYPDRSGGVLPGYGGSKAALEHLTQCAAYDLADHHIAVNALSPSKPILTPGLAYYARGFDETAAADEFARAAVELTLVDPEKVTGRTIGHLQVLDGSFRPFQLD, encoded by the coding sequence ATGACGGGGCGGCTGGCGGGGCGCGCCGCGATCGTCACCGGTGGGAGCCGTGGGCTGGGCCGGGCGATCGCGCTGGCCCTCGCGGCGGAGGGTGCCGCCGTGGCGGTGGCCGGGCGCACCGAACAAGTATGGGATGAGCGGTTGCCGGGCACCATCGGCGAGACGGTCGCCGACATCGAGGCGGCCGGCGGGCGCGCGGTGGCGGTCCGGGCCGACCTGACCGACCGTGATGACATCGCCCGGTTGGTCGGTACGGCGCGAGATACCCTGGGGCCCATCACGATCCTGGTCAACAACGCGGCCTTCACCGCGCCCGGCCGGCCGCCGACGCCCGGCTCCGAGCCGCGCGTCAAGTCCGCCAAGCCGACGGACGGCGCGCTCAAGCCCGGATGGCCGGGCTTCGTCAGCATCCCGTTGGCCGCCTATCGCCGGCATTTCGAGATCGCGGTCTTCGCCGCCTACGAGCTGATGCAGTTGGTGTGCCCCGACATGATCGAAGCGGGCTGGGGGTCGATCATCAACATCACCTCGGTCGCGTCGCGAATCCCCGGCAACGGGCCGTACCCGGACCGCAGCGGCGGGGTGCTGCCCGGGTACGGCGGATCCAAGGCGGCACTCGAGCATCTGACCCAATGCGCCGCATACGATCTGGCCGATCACCACATCGCGGTGAATGCCCTGTCGCCGTCGAAACCGATCCTCACCCCGGGCCTGGCCTACTACGCACGCGGGTTCGACGAGACCGCCGCGGCCGACGAATTCGCCCGAGCGGCGGTCGAATTGACATTGGTCGATCCCGAGAAGGTCACGGGCCGCACCATCGGGCACCTGCAGGTGCTCGACGGCAGCTTCCGGCCCTTCCAGCTCGACTAG
- a CDS encoding class I SAM-dependent methyltransferase: MPPHRDVAAFDERAAGYDRGWRGRLHHEIADRTAHLAVATVTAPEYVLDVGCGTGYLLQLLARRYPNAKHLCGIDPAPQMVSVATTLARDPRVSFKRGAAEELDYADRAFDLVLSTTSFDHWSDQLVGLMECARVLRPGGRLVLVDRFSMWRLPTLAVTRRRKARTRHRAERLLLQAGFRSPKWQRLHAVIINAVTATKPA; the protein is encoded by the coding sequence GTGCCGCCGCATCGGGATGTCGCCGCGTTCGACGAACGCGCGGCCGGCTACGACCGCGGCTGGCGCGGCCGGCTGCACCACGAAATCGCCGATCGCACCGCACACCTGGCCGTGGCGACGGTCACCGCTCCCGAGTATGTGCTCGACGTCGGATGCGGCACCGGCTACCTGTTGCAGCTGCTAGCTCGCCGCTACCCGAACGCCAAACACCTCTGCGGGATCGACCCGGCCCCTCAGATGGTCTCCGTTGCAACGACTCTCGCACGCGACCCGAGAGTGAGCTTCAAGCGCGGAGCGGCCGAAGAGCTCGACTATGCCGACCGCGCCTTCGACCTGGTCCTCAGCACCACGTCATTCGATCACTGGTCCGACCAGCTGGTGGGCCTCATGGAATGCGCCCGCGTGCTGCGGCCCGGCGGACGCCTGGTGCTGGTCGACCGGTTTTCGATGTGGCGGTTACCGACCCTCGCGGTGACTCGTCGCCGCAAGGCCCGCACCCGGCACCGCGCCGAACGTCTGCTGCTGCAGGCGGGATTCCGCTCACCGAAATGGCAGCGGCTGCATGCCGTGATCATCAACGCGGTCACGGCGACAAAGCCGGCCTAG
- a CDS encoding DUF4129 domain-containing protein gives MLGMDKATGRAVALIVLLLVVSAALRGYLPASHPAARGEATGSRAALVFVVAILAATVALVAIAVIARLRDPRAGAPQAGQLSEMLGTGRGRPSWRVLLIGLGVIVAWLLIMMVASRLLAPHGAGQAPPSAATGASPAEHVNAPAPREPGSPNGNMLGILLAATVPMMLIITTGAVVMSRRRWRAPTPGPVADDHVESPAPPTRSESLARAAERGLAEMTDLSREPREAIIACYAAMERELANVPGAVPQDFDTPTEVLARAVQHHALHADNAVRLVNLFAEARFSPHVMNEGHRDVAVRVLRLVLGELGSRSPV, from the coding sequence ATGCTTGGTATGGACAAGGCCACGGGGCGGGCCGTCGCCCTGATCGTGCTGCTGCTCGTCGTCTCGGCCGCCCTGCGCGGTTACCTGCCGGCCTCCCACCCAGCGGCGCGGGGCGAGGCCACCGGCAGCCGGGCCGCCCTGGTCTTCGTGGTGGCGATCCTCGCGGCGACCGTCGCGCTGGTGGCGATCGCGGTCATCGCGCGGTTGCGGGACCCGCGCGCGGGGGCGCCGCAGGCCGGCCAGCTGTCCGAGATGCTCGGCACCGGCAGGGGCCGGCCGAGCTGGCGCGTGTTGCTGATCGGACTCGGGGTCATCGTCGCCTGGCTGCTGATCATGATGGTCGCGTCCCGCCTGCTGGCGCCGCACGGTGCCGGTCAGGCGCCGCCCTCGGCCGCGACCGGCGCTTCGCCTGCGGAACATGTCAACGCCCCGGCGCCCCGGGAGCCAGGTTCGCCGAACGGAAACATGCTCGGCATCCTGCTTGCCGCCACCGTGCCCATGATGTTGATCATCACCACGGGCGCGGTCGTCATGTCGCGGCGACGGTGGCGCGCACCCACGCCGGGCCCCGTCGCCGACGATCACGTCGAATCCCCGGCGCCGCCGACGCGTTCCGAATCACTGGCACGGGCGGCCGAACGCGGGCTGGCCGAGATGACCGACCTCAGCCGGGAACCCCGCGAGGCGATCATCGCCTGTTACGCGGCGATGGAACGCGAGCTCGCCAATGTGCCCGGCGCCGTCCCGCAGGACTTCGACACCCCCACTGAGGTGTTGGCCCGAGCGGTCCAACACCACGCGCTGCACGCCGACAACGCCGTGCGATTGGTGAACCTGTTCGCCGAGGCGCGATTCAGCCCGCACGTGATGAACGAGGGACACCGCGACGTGGCGGTGCGCGTTCTGCGGTTGGTCCTCGGCGAATTGGGCTCGCGGAGCCCGGTATGA
- a CDS encoding MoxR family ATPase — translation MTLPAARTTAHCEAVLDEIERVVVGKRSALTLILTAVLARGHVLIEDLPGLGKTLIARSFAAALGLQFTRVQFTPDLLPADLLGSTIYDMQSGRFAFRPGPIFTNLLLADEINRTPPKTQAALLEAMAEGQVSIDGETHQLPKPFVVLATDNPIEYEGTYPLPEAQLDRFAIRLELRYLSERDETAMLRRRLDRGSNEPTVNQVVDAHDLLAMRESVEQVTVHEDVLHYVVSLANATRHHPQVAVGASPRAELDLVQLARARALLLGRDYVIPEDVKALAVPVVAHRITLRPEMWVRKIQGADVVAELLRRLPVPRTSGGPGGAE, via the coding sequence ATGACGCTGCCGGCGGCAAGAACCACGGCGCACTGCGAGGCGGTGCTCGACGAGATCGAGCGCGTGGTGGTGGGGAAGCGTTCCGCGCTCACGCTCATCCTCACCGCGGTGCTCGCCCGCGGCCATGTCCTGATCGAGGACCTCCCCGGGCTGGGCAAGACGCTGATCGCCAGGTCGTTCGCCGCCGCGCTGGGGCTGCAATTCACCCGCGTGCAGTTCACCCCGGACCTGCTGCCCGCGGACCTGCTCGGCTCGACGATCTACGACATGCAATCGGGCCGCTTCGCCTTCCGGCCCGGACCCATCTTCACCAACCTGTTGCTCGCCGACGAGATCAACCGCACCCCGCCCAAGACGCAGGCGGCCCTGCTCGAGGCGATGGCCGAAGGCCAGGTCAGCATCGACGGCGAAACGCACCAGCTGCCAAAGCCGTTCGTCGTGCTCGCGACCGACAATCCGATCGAGTACGAGGGCACCTATCCGCTGCCGGAAGCGCAGCTCGATCGGTTCGCCATTCGCCTGGAACTGCGCTACCTCTCCGAACGCGACGAGACCGCGATGCTGCGCCGCCGCCTCGATCGGGGGTCGAACGAGCCGACGGTCAATCAGGTCGTGGATGCGCACGACCTGCTCGCGATGCGGGAATCGGTCGAACAGGTGACCGTGCACGAAGACGTGTTGCACTACGTGGTGTCGCTGGCCAACGCCACGCGGCATCATCCACAGGTGGCGGTGGGCGCCAGCCCGCGCGCCGAACTCGACCTGGTCCAACTCGCCCGCGCCCGAGCGCTTTTGCTCGGCCGCGATTATGTGATCCCCGAAGACGTCAAGGCGCTCGCCGTCCCGGTCGTCGCGCACCGGATCACCCTGCGCCCGGAAATGTGGGTGCGAAAAATCCAGGGCGCCGACGTCGTCGCGGAGCTGTTGCGCCGCCTGCCGGTGCCGCGCACCAGCGGCGGACCGGGGGGGGCCGAATGA
- a CDS encoding DUF58 domain-containing protein, with the protein MTNPAVEFRWRASDLTLAIATCAGLALAAAVIGARWQLIAFAAPLLGVLSSISWQRPVPTIRVHGDPDSQRCFENDRALLRIWARRDGQATGHDAVEVTVPAVDGMQLEILDSGSHHAKTVAATAQRWGRYFIRARVDAVARGGLVSGTAVVDAAQVIVFPLTPPQSTPIPRTELLDRLGAHLTRHVGPGVEYADIRTYVPGDQLRAVNWPVSARRGQLHVTQRLTDRAADVVVLIDTYRQPAGPATEATERVVRGAAQVVQTALRHGDRAGVVALGGNRPRWLGADIGQRQFYRVLDTVLGAGDRFENTTGTLAPRAAVPAGGIVIAFSTLLDTEFALALIDLRRRGHVVIAVDVLDSAPFEVEQDPLVNRMWALQRSAMYRDMATVGVDIVSWDPDSGLEQSMGVLPDRRRRVRGRLRG; encoded by the coding sequence GTGACTAATCCCGCGGTCGAATTCCGCTGGCGCGCATCGGACTTGACGCTGGCCATCGCGACGTGTGCGGGGTTGGCGCTGGCGGCCGCGGTGATCGGCGCGCGGTGGCAGCTGATCGCCTTCGCGGCGCCGCTGCTCGGCGTGCTGAGCTCCATCAGCTGGCAACGGCCCGTGCCGACGATCCGCGTGCACGGCGACCCCGATTCGCAACGGTGCTTCGAAAACGACCGGGCGTTGCTGCGCATCTGGGCGAGACGGGACGGCCAGGCAACGGGGCATGACGCGGTCGAGGTCACCGTACCCGCCGTCGACGGGATGCAGCTCGAAATTCTCGACTCCGGTTCCCATCACGCCAAAACGGTTGCGGCAACTGCACAACGCTGGGGCCGGTACTTCATTCGGGCCCGGGTCGACGCGGTCGCGCGGGGCGGGCTGGTGTCGGGGACGGCCGTCGTCGACGCCGCGCAAGTCATCGTGTTTCCGCTGACGCCTCCGCAGTCGACGCCCATCCCGCGCACCGAGCTGCTCGACCGCCTGGGCGCCCACCTCACCCGGCATGTCGGGCCCGGCGTCGAATATGCCGACATCCGCACCTACGTGCCCGGCGACCAACTGCGCGCGGTGAACTGGCCGGTGAGCGCGCGGCGCGGCCAGCTGCACGTTACGCAGCGCCTGACCGACCGCGCCGCCGACGTGGTGGTGCTGATCGACACGTATCGGCAGCCGGCGGGGCCGGCTACCGAAGCCACCGAGCGCGTCGTACGCGGCGCCGCGCAAGTCGTGCAGACCGCGCTGCGGCACGGGGACCGTGCCGGGGTCGTCGCGCTGGGCGGCAACCGCCCGCGCTGGCTGGGTGCCGACATCGGGCAGCGCCAGTTCTATCGAGTCCTCGACACGGTGCTCGGCGCGGGCGATCGATTCGAAAACACCACGGGCACTTTGGCGCCGCGCGCGGCCGTCCCCGCGGGTGGCATCGTCATCGCGTTCTCCACACTGCTCGACACCGAATTCGCGCTCGCGCTGATCGATCTGCGCAGGCGTGGCCATGTTGTCATCGCCGTCGATGTCCTCGACAGCGCCCCGTTCGAGGTCGAGCAGGATCCGCTGGTGAACCGGATGTGGGCGCTGCAGCGCTCGGCCATGTATCGCGACATGGCCACCGTCGGCGTCGACATCGTGTCGTGGGATCCAGACAGCGGATTGGAGCAGTCCATGGGCGTGTTGCCGGACCGCCGCAGGCGGGTGCGGGGACGGCTCCGTGGCTAG
- the nuoN gene encoding NADH-quinone oxidoreductase subunit NuoN, translated as MPLPTPSIEYFLLCPTLIVFGVAVAGVLAEAFLPRRVRYGAQVTLALAGLVAAFVAVVVVSRSVSASGRATVLGAMAIDRPTLYLQGTVLLVAVLAVIFMAERTQTKADSKVAAGVGAAGPAGLDSFTPQASAVPGSDAERDAERAGAAQTELFPLAMLSVGGMMVFPASNDLLTMFVALEVLSLPLYLMCGLARHRRLLSQEAAMKYFLLGAFSSAFFLYGVALLYGATGTLLLTGIRDALAAHGDTSTALVGVALLSVGLLFKVGAVPFHSWIPDVYQGAPTPITGFMAAATKVAAFGALLRVVYVALPPLHDQWRPVLWTISILTMAVGTITAVNQTDVKRMLAYSSVAHVGFILTGVIADNQAGLSSTLFYLLAYSFSTVGAFAIVGLIRDSDGVEDAALSHWAGLGQRSPIVGVMFSMFLLAFAGIPLTSGFVSKLAVFKAAAQGGAVPLVIIGVVASGIAAYFYVRVIVSMFFTEATDDTPHVVAPGILSKAAIALCAAVTVLLGVFPQPVLDLADQAAQLLH; from the coding sequence ATGCCCCTCCCCACCCCCAGCATCGAGTACTTCCTGCTGTGCCCCACACTCATCGTGTTCGGCGTCGCCGTGGCGGGAGTCCTCGCGGAAGCGTTCCTGCCCAGGCGGGTTCGCTACGGCGCCCAGGTGACGCTCGCCCTGGCCGGCCTGGTCGCGGCATTCGTCGCGGTGGTCGTGGTGAGCCGCTCGGTTTCGGCCTCCGGCCGCGCGACGGTGCTGGGCGCGATGGCTATCGACCGACCGACGCTGTACCTGCAGGGCACGGTGCTGCTGGTCGCAGTGCTGGCGGTCATCTTCATGGCCGAACGCACGCAGACCAAGGCGGACAGCAAGGTCGCCGCGGGGGTGGGAGCCGCCGGTCCGGCCGGCCTGGATTCCTTCACCCCGCAGGCGTCCGCGGTTCCCGGCAGCGACGCCGAGCGCGACGCGGAGCGGGCCGGGGCCGCGCAGACCGAGCTGTTCCCGCTGGCGATGCTGTCCGTCGGCGGCATGATGGTGTTCCCGGCGTCCAACGACCTGTTGACGATGTTCGTTGCGCTCGAAGTCCTTTCGCTGCCCCTGTACCTGATGTGCGGCCTGGCCCGGCATCGGCGGCTGCTGTCGCAAGAGGCGGCCATGAAGTACTTTCTGCTCGGTGCGTTCTCGTCGGCGTTCTTCCTGTACGGCGTGGCGCTGCTGTACGGCGCAACCGGCACGCTGCTGCTGACCGGCATCCGCGATGCGCTGGCGGCGCATGGCGACACCTCGACCGCGCTGGTGGGCGTCGCGCTGCTGTCGGTCGGCCTGCTGTTCAAAGTGGGTGCGGTGCCGTTCCATTCGTGGATCCCGGACGTCTACCAGGGGGCGCCCACGCCAATCACCGGGTTCATGGCGGCGGCCACCAAGGTCGCGGCCTTCGGCGCGCTGCTGCGGGTGGTTTACGTGGCGCTGCCGCCGCTGCACGATCAATGGCGGCCGGTGCTGTGGACCATCTCCATTCTCACCATGGCGGTGGGCACCATCACCGCGGTGAACCAGACCGACGTCAAACGCATGCTGGCCTACTCGTCGGTTGCCCACGTCGGGTTCATCCTCACCGGCGTGATCGCCGACAACCAGGCGGGCCTTTCGTCCACGCTGTTCTACCTGCTCGCCTACAGCTTCAGCACCGTCGGCGCGTTCGCCATCGTGGGCCTGATCCGCGATTCCGACGGCGTCGAAGACGCCGCCCTGTCGCACTGGGCGGGGCTCGGGCAGCGCTCACCCATTGTGGGCGTGATGTTTTCGATGTTCCTGCTGGCCTTCGCCGGCATCCCGCTGACGAGCGGTTTCGTCAGCAAGCTCGCCGTGTTCAAGGCCGCGGCCCAGGGCGGCGCGGTGCCACTGGTGATCATCGGTGTGGTGGCCAGCGGGATCGCCGCGTACTTCTACGTGCGGGTGATCGTGTCGATGTTCTTCACCGAGGCGACCGACGACACCCCACACGTGGTGGCGCCGGGGATCCTGAGCAAGGCGGCGATCGCGTTGTGTGCAGCGGTCACCGTGCTGTTGGGCGTCTTCCCGCAGCCGGTGCTCGACCTGGCCGATCAGGCCGCCCAACTGCTGCACTGA
- a CDS encoding NADH-quinone oxidoreductase subunit M: protein MNNLPWLSVLWLLPLAGSALVILLPPGLRRLAKWTGLVFGVLTLAVAIVVTLGFKTGGSTYQFVESHSWIPAFGATYSLGVDGIAVVLVLLTAVLIPVLQVAGWNDGGERNPRGVHAYVALTLAIESMVLISVVALDVLLFYVFFEAMLIPMYFLIGGFGGGAGKSRAAVKFLLYNLFGGLIMLAAVIGLYVVTAQHGSGTFDFREIVAGVASGRYGADSAVFKALFLGFMFAFAIKAPLWPFHRWLPDAAVEATPATAVLMMAVMDKVGTFGMLRYCLQLFPDASTYFRPLIVVLAVIGVIYGAIVAIGQTDIMRLIAYTSISHFGFIILGIFVMTSQGQSGSTLYMLNHGLSTAAVFLIAGFLISRHGSRAIADYGGVQKVAPILAGTFLVSAMATLSLPGLAPFISEFLVLLGTFNRYWLAATFGVTALVLSAIYMLWLYQRMMTGPVASGNEKIGDLRARELIVVAPLIALLLVLGVYPKPVLDIINPAVENTMTTIGQHDPAPSVPAVNRVPRTAEGPR from the coding sequence GTGAACAACCTTCCGTGGCTCAGCGTTCTGTGGCTGCTGCCGCTGGCCGGCTCTGCGCTCGTCATCCTGCTGCCGCCGGGGCTGCGCCGGTTGGCCAAGTGGACCGGCCTAGTCTTCGGCGTCCTGACGCTGGCGGTCGCGATCGTCGTCACCCTCGGCTTCAAAACCGGCGGCAGCACTTACCAATTCGTCGAAAGCCATTCCTGGATACCGGCGTTCGGCGCCACCTACTCCCTGGGCGTGGACGGCATCGCCGTGGTGCTGGTGCTGCTGACCGCGGTGCTGATCCCGGTGCTGCAGGTGGCCGGCTGGAACGACGGCGGCGAACGCAACCCGCGCGGCGTGCACGCCTACGTCGCCCTGACGCTGGCCATCGAGTCGATGGTGCTGATCTCGGTGGTCGCGCTCGACGTGTTGCTGTTCTACGTGTTCTTCGAGGCCATGCTCATCCCGATGTACTTCTTGATCGGGGGCTTCGGCGGTGGTGCGGGCAAGTCGCGCGCCGCGGTGAAGTTCTTGCTGTACAACCTGTTCGGCGGGCTGATCATGCTGGCCGCGGTGATCGGGCTGTACGTGGTGACCGCGCAGCACGGTTCGGGTACCTTCGACTTCCGCGAGATCGTGGCCGGGGTCGCCTCCGGGCGCTACGGCGCCGACTCCGCGGTGTTCAAGGCGCTGTTCCTGGGCTTCATGTTCGCGTTCGCCATCAAAGCGCCGCTGTGGCCGTTCCACCGCTGGCTGCCCGACGCCGCGGTGGAGGCCACCCCGGCGACCGCGGTGCTGATGATGGCGGTGATGGACAAGGTCGGCACCTTCGGCATGCTGCGCTACTGCCTGCAGCTGTTCCCCGACGCCTCAACGTATTTCCGCCCCCTGATCGTGGTGCTGGCCGTCATCGGGGTGATCTACGGCGCGATCGTGGCCATCGGGCAGACCGACATCATGCGCCTGATCGCCTACACCTCCATCTCCCACTTCGGATTCATCATCCTGGGCATCTTCGTGATGACGAGCCAGGGCCAGAGCGGGTCGACGCTGTACATGCTCAACCACGGCCTGTCCACGGCGGCGGTGTTCCTGATCGCCGGCTTCCTGATATCCCGGCACGGCAGCCGCGCGATCGCCGACTACGGCGGGGTGCAGAAGGTGGCGCCCATCCTCGCGGGGACATTCCTGGTGTCCGCCATGGCCACGCTGTCGCTGCCCGGCCTGGCGCCGTTCATCAGCGAATTCCTGGTGCTGCTGGGCACTTTCAACCGATATTGGCTGGCCGCCACGTTCGGTGTCACCGCGCTGGTGCTGTCCGCCATCTACATGCTGTGGCTCTACCAGCGCATGATGACTGGGCCGGTGGCCTCCGGCAACGAGAAGATCGGCGACCTGCGGGCGCGCGAATTGATCGTGGTGGCACCGCTGATCGCGCTGTTGCTGGTTCTCGGGGTCTATCCGAAGCCGGTGCTGGACATCATCAACCCCGCGGTCGAGAACACCATGACCACGATCGGTCAGCACGATCCCGCGCCGAGCGTGCCGGCAGTCAACCGCGTACCCCGGACAGCCGAAGGACCGCGATAA